Part of the Triplophysa rosa linkage group LG21, Trosa_1v2, whole genome shotgun sequence genome is shown below.
tgaacttgaagtatACCAATTTTTTGCGAGCTCTTTTTAGCAATGGCTGACTTATCTAGTTTTACAGTTAAGCAGTTTTAAGTTTAAGTGGTTTTCACTTGAGGTGCTCTCAGTTTGAACTCTTTTAACTTTAAGCACCTACAAATGCATACTAAATCAAATCACATCTTTTCTGTGGTAGGAGCTTTCCTTCCCAGCGATGGATACTCCTAATCCTGAGGGTGTGAGTTTGCTATACAACAGAAAGTCACTGCAAATGTACCTGTTTGTGCTGAGGCTCAGTCACAATGAAGCCACTCTGGAGGCGTGCTGCGGAACGTTACAGAACCTCGCTGGTTCAAAAAACCTTGTACATACTTCatacacaacaacaacactttGAGCATTTATTTCATGTAACTCAACAACAGTCGTTCCGTCAAGTCAATTCTGGATCTCTGTCCAGGTATCCACTGTGATGAGTCAGGCTTTTGAGAAACTGAACGGCTTGCCTCTCATAACCTCCCTGCTGAATTCAGCAAACCAGAACCTGCAGAAGACGGCAATGTCCTTGCTGGGAAACATGTCCCGGGTGTCAAATTTGCGGGCTACTATGGGTAAGAGTATTTTTCAGAAGACAACAGAGCTGTAGGTGTGATATATTGTAGTATTTTAGTGTGTTGTGGTAATGGTTTAAACTTTGCTGCATGTTTTTGTTCTCCACAGCCAAGGAAGTTCTCCCACAAGTTTCATCCTTTCTCTCATCTGTGACTCCGAACATGGTTGAGTCTGACGGCACTATCGCCACAGCGTGCCGCATGATGCAAACACTCGCGTTGGCAGAGCCCGAGCTCAGCAAGAAAGTGTTCAACAGGAATCTGATCATGACTCTGAGCTTTCTGAGTGAAGACATGTGAGTATATCAACGGATAGTCAGTCaattaatcaatcaatcaatcatttttatttctatagcacatttaaaaacaacacaagttGACCAAAGTGGTTTACCGACCCATGAACTAACAAAagtatacacacatacactttaTAAAAGACACAAAACACTAGATAAGCCCTAGACATAGCTAAGAACTCTTAAAAGCAACATTTCTTAGACAACCCCAAGTATAGGGAATTACAATAATCCAGTCTTGACGAAATAAAAGCATGTGTCTCAGTTTCCATAAAAGACTTGAAGCCTTTCAATTTGCCAAACCCCTTAATTCAAAAAAGCTACCCTTTACCacactgtttatttgtttatcgaATTTAATTTCAGAGTTAAAGATCACACCAAGATTCCTCACATGAGTACTGACATTGGAGGCTAAAGTGCACAGCTTAAGCGACAGCTGCTTTGCTAACTTCAATGGGCCAAAAAATCACCACTTCATATTTAGATTCGTTCAGCAGAAGAAACCTTGATGACATTCACTGCTTTATTTTGTCCAAGCAGTCGAGCAAAACAGACCATTTCGAGTTGTCATTAGAATTCAAAGGAAATACAGCCGGGAGTCATCTGCTTAACAATGGTATGCCACACCATGTTTTTGACAGATTAAACCCAGAGGGAGCATATATAAGGAAAACAAAACAGGGCCGAGACATGACCCTTGAGGTACCCACAGTGGGATAAGAGGAGGAAATAGAGCTccctattttcactgcaaaggTTCTCCCTGTAAATATGATGCAAACCATTTAAGAGCAGTCCCCCTAATGCCCACTCACCGACTCAAATGATCGAGGAGAATCCCATAACGCACTGTATCAAAAACTGCGCTAAGATCAAGCATAGACTGTGATACATAGATTCACTATAGATAGGATAGTGGGACCCACCACATTCCAAACTTGCGCTAGCAAGCGAGGCGGGATAATATCAAGAGAGAAattgtcttggttacggatgtaacctcagttccctgatggagggaacaagacgttgtgtcgagccgacagatggggttcgtccctgagaaccaatcgcttccgacttcttagaaaaggccaatgaaattggcgaattaaatttgcatgccggactccgcccccggatatctgggaataaaagggagacggtgtgcctcattcattcacctttgtactgaggagcctgagacctctcacgactgctgcagtgggcagcacgtgttgtggcaagaaggacacaacgtctcgttccctccatcagggaactgaggttacatctgtacccaagacattccctttctgtcggtctctcgacgttgtgtcgagccgacagatggggttcctatggaaaacgccacaacactgtgccctgtcacaatctctagcgaagcgacggtgactggcctgggcgtgtcagccgtgagcgctaccgcgaaattgtaacctaacagtgggtaggtagggggtcccagagcttcaCTTGAAAGgagggaaggcccctgccttcggcctcacaggcggcggccttgtttctctaacagcgagaagccgcctggtaccgtaaggccactgggtaagcactgcttcctcaagcgggggatgcgctacagagaccacttcctaccggaggtaggagtttagtggagataccaacatggtctcaccaatgggggagaactcatgggaagaatgtgcggactgaaggagttaaccgcgaggtggaggtacacctagggaaggtcattggtaaccaaggtgggaaccaatcatgaggatacatcagatggaaccgccctgctggggagttacaacgtccggtagcactaggtccggttagagctatgttgtggataaatcagttggtacccggcctaaggggcagggctgctctgcccagcccgcccgcaggaggtgcttgcttagtgatggatggagtgcctgttcttcacccagtgggggaagaagggaggctagtttagtacgctgacccccttaggagaaaggggggaaggtactgtcataggcgtacaccctaccggctgccagtcttgcctgatgccctgcaagactcgagctgataccggttttacacGGAGGCTGTaagacctcgcgaaggtgatgggtgtagcccaacccgcagctctgcaagatgtctgccagagaggcgcctcgagccagtgcccacgaggaggctgtactccgtgtggagagagctctcacccagtgggcgcgggcgatcttaggacaggtacgccgtagtgacggcgtccatgatccagtgcgacaatttctgtttgagacagccctccttgctgatctccaaaacagacaaagagctgctcagagctcctgtggctctgcgtgcagtccaagcagaggcgtaatgcgcgtactggacacaacacggatggggttgggtcttcctccccggtgggtaGCGCCTGtaaattcaccacctggtgtagggggagtggtgggaactttgggcacgtagccgggccggggtctcaagatagcatgagaatcaccgggcccgagttcaaggcaatctgtggacacggagaatgcttgtaggtccactaccctct
Proteins encoded:
- the LOC130571903 gene encoding plakophilin-1-like — protein: MRNCPGLINSLMTYVQGQVERGELDDKSVENCVCILHNLSYQLDKEAPEHFSITDDETTQKQKANEDKSKNSLFSSKSTKNQKELSFPAMDTPNPEGVSLLYNRKSLQMYLFVLRLSHNEATLEACCGTLQNLAGSKNLVSTVMSQAFEKLNGLPLITSLLNSANQNLQKTAMSLLGNMSRVSNLRATMAKEVLPQVSSFLSSVTPNMVESDGTIATACRMMQTLALAEPELSKKVFNRNLIMTLSFLSEDMSFSTARQPAGALLYSLWGQKDIQNMLKKQGMIKDTFVNTVTSASYRIITGIPIR